The following proteins are co-located in the Malus sylvestris chromosome 13, drMalSylv7.2, whole genome shotgun sequence genome:
- the LOC126595037 gene encoding cell division topological specificity factor homolog, chloroplastic-like, whose amino-acid sequence MSIFGDLRVSATLNSHSTHSIRTLLPNSKVDFASFPNGGSCISEITPKWPSMSFDRRNICQNSKRLSGDFQLSSNSSSQDSESFLLNAINMSFFDRLNLAWKILFPSPTSRRSSNANIAKQRLKMILFSDRCAVSDEAKRLIVNNIVHALSDFVEIESRDKVQLSVSADTDVGTIYSVTVPVRRVKPEYQIGDETGSITNIEYKDTGDSSGSVDVKFDFFIPD is encoded by the exons atgtcgATTTTTGGGGATCTGAGGGTCTCGGCTACGCTGAATTCTCACTCGACGCACTCTATCCGAACCCTTCTGCCCAATTCAAAG GTAGACTTTGCTAGCTTTCCAAATGGAGGGTCTTGCATTTCTGAGATTACGCCAAAATGGCCGAGTATGTCATTTGATAGACGTAACATTTGTCAAAATTCCAAGCGGTTATCTGGAGATTTTCAATTGTCATCGAACTCAAGTAGCCAAGATTCCGAGAGCTTCCTCCTCAACGCCATCAACATGAGTTTCTTTGACCGTTTAAACTTGGCTTGGAAGATACTATTCCCATCTCCAACATCTAGGAGGAGCTCAAATGCTAACATTGCCAAGCAGCGCTTGAAGATGATCCTGTTCTCTGACCGATGCGCAGTTAGTGATGAGGCTAAAAGATTGATTGTCAACAACATTGTGCATGCTCTATCAGATTTCGTTGAGATAGAATCGCGAGACAAAGTTCAGCTGAGTGTGTCTGCCGATACTGATGTAGGAACCATTTACTCTGTCACTGTACCTGTAAGACGGGTTAAGCCAGAATACCAGATTGGAGACGAGACTGGGTCGATAACAAATATCGAGTACAAAGATACCGGAGACAGTTCTGGCTCtgttgatgtcaaatttgatttcttcatcCCTGACTAA